Proteins encoded together in one Undibacterium sp. CCC3.4 window:
- a CDS encoding class II glutamine amidotransferase — MCQLLAMNCNTPTDIVFSFTGFATRGGLTDEHKDGWGIAFFEGSGVRHFVDHRPAISSPVAELIKRYPIESKNVIAHIRKATQGEVVLENCHPFVRECWGRYWVFAHNGDLKDFHPVLDGSFHPVGSTDSERAFCYILQQMRAQFGDQLPDLAAQTDFLRRITGEIAAYGTFNMMLSNGNAMFAHCSTKLFYIIRQHPFSTANLSDEQVLVDFAQVTTPNDKVAVIVTQALTIDEQWTQFSAGDLKVFVDGDLVCDTAVAAMAVT; from the coding sequence ATGTGTCAATTACTCGCAATGAATTGTAATACCCCAACGGACATTGTGTTCAGTTTCACCGGCTTCGCTACCCGTGGTGGCTTGACGGATGAACACAAAGACGGTTGGGGTATCGCCTTTTTCGAAGGCAGTGGCGTGCGCCATTTCGTCGATCATCGGCCGGCGATCAGTTCGCCTGTGGCTGAATTGATCAAGCGTTACCCGATCGAGTCGAAAAATGTGATCGCGCATATACGCAAAGCGACCCAAGGCGAGGTGGTGCTGGAAAATTGCCATCCGTTTGTGCGCGAATGCTGGGGCCGCTACTGGGTGTTTGCCCATAACGGTGACTTGAAAGATTTTCATCCGGTTTTGGATGGCAGTTTTCATCCGGTTGGCAGTACTGACAGTGAACGGGCTTTTTGCTATATTTTGCAGCAAATGCGCGCGCAATTCGGCGATCAATTGCCTGATCTGGCAGCGCAAACTGATTTTTTGCGTCGCATTACCGGCGAAATTGCCGCCTACGGTACCTTCAACATGATGCTTTCGAACGGCAATGCGATGTTTGCTCATTGTTCGACCAAATTGTTTTACATCATTCGTCAGCATCCGTTTAGCACCGCCAATTTGTCGGATGAACAAGTGCTGGTCGATTTCGCCCAAGTCACGACGCCGAATGACAAGGTGGCCGTGATCGTGACGCAGGCCTTGACCATCGATGAACAATGGACGCAATTTTCTGCCGGCGATTTGAAAGTGTTTGTCGACGGTGACCTGGTTTGCGATACTGCCGTCGCGGCCATGGCAGTGACATGA
- a CDS encoding glycoside hydrolase family 28 protein encodes MSKAPFKHQLSASQLQQQERALALPKRRQFLGVAGSSLGLAMFGGLSACGGSSDSSDSSVVSADPIWGPFGAVDKIVTALKGVSQAGFRAADYQVTAYGAAVCAVVAQANPYSTSALSTNADKTPALGSFDSRPAFLAAIDACNKAGGGRVVVPSGDWYCAGPIVLQSNVNFHLSANCTIYFSNNPADYAKDGPIDCGVNGKLYTSRWQSDSCINFGSPIYAINQTNIALTGESPQTSILNAQSMKPFAGSGDTATCWWTYKGNKSSYGVNAAGTTPSCATNNALNLDLKIVKPSIDAALYALLTNPITPWQQDQNYLPALSEAGVPVSQRIFGLGHYLRPCMVEFIDCTNVLMENYQTNNTPFWQMHPVHCTNVVIRNVLVDSIGPNNDGFDPEACTTVLCEGMTFNTGDDCIAIKSGKNLDTQYGPAQDHVIQNCTMNSGHGGITLGSEMGAGIQNIYARNLTMQNVNYKTDSLNIAIRIKTNMNRGGYVKNFYVDNVSLPNGVNLKGAGYGTAMLPGSPISLSAPLGVATAAASNPSASQGGIITFDCDYQPSKDAIRTRAPLVQNINISNVIVGNITSGSLTGSCFQAIVAQGPVAFDYNGALPVPTVYPISGVTISNCNFGTPTAAGPASATVPGPIYAYNVNGITLKNVLIAGKAYDTVVTDIR; translated from the coding sequence ATGAGCAAAGCGCCATTTAAGCACCAACTTTCAGCCAGCCAGCTGCAGCAACAAGAGCGCGCACTAGCTTTGCCTAAGCGTCGGCAGTTCCTTGGCGTCGCCGGTTCGTCCTTGGGCTTGGCCATGTTTGGCGGCTTGAGTGCTTGCGGGGGCAGCAGCGACAGTAGCGACAGCAGCGTGGTGAGCGCCGACCCCATCTGGGGACCTTTCGGTGCGGTAGATAAGATCGTCACCGCATTGAAGGGCGTCTCACAGGCTGGGTTCAGGGCCGCCGACTATCAGGTAACGGCCTATGGTGCCGCAGTGTGCGCCGTCGTGGCTCAGGCTAACCCCTATTCAACATCGGCGTTGAGCACCAACGCCGACAAAACGCCGGCGCTGGGTTCCTTCGACTCGCGACCAGCGTTTCTCGCCGCCATCGATGCTTGCAATAAGGCCGGCGGCGGACGGGTCGTGGTACCCTCCGGCGACTGGTATTGTGCCGGACCGATCGTATTGCAAAGTAACGTCAACTTCCACTTGAGTGCCAACTGCACGATTTATTTCAGCAACAATCCAGCAGACTATGCCAAGGATGGCCCGATTGACTGTGGTGTCAACGGCAAGCTCTATACCAGCCGGTGGCAGTCCGACAGTTGCATCAACTTCGGCTCGCCGATCTACGCGATCAACCAGACCAACATCGCGCTCACGGGCGAAAGCCCGCAGACATCGATCCTTAATGCGCAGTCGATGAAGCCGTTCGCCGGCAGCGGCGATACCGCCACCTGCTGGTGGACGTACAAAGGAAACAAGAGCTCGTATGGTGTCAATGCCGCGGGGACTACGCCTTCCTGCGCGACCAATAACGCGCTCAATCTTGATTTGAAGATCGTCAAGCCGAGCATCGATGCCGCTCTGTACGCGCTGCTGACCAACCCCATCACCCCATGGCAGCAGGATCAGAATTATCTGCCGGCGCTGTCAGAAGCCGGCGTACCAGTGAGCCAGCGCATTTTTGGCTTGGGTCATTACCTGCGTCCGTGTATGGTCGAATTCATCGACTGCACCAACGTCCTGATGGAAAACTACCAGACCAACAATACGCCGTTCTGGCAAATGCACCCGGTTCACTGCACGAATGTGGTGATTCGTAACGTTCTGGTCGACAGCATCGGCCCGAACAACGACGGTTTCGACCCGGAAGCGTGTACGACGGTGTTGTGCGAAGGAATGACCTTCAATACCGGTGACGATTGCATCGCAATCAAGTCCGGCAAGAATCTCGATACGCAATATGGCCCGGCCCAAGACCATGTGATCCAGAATTGCACGATGAACAGCGGCCACGGTGGAATTACGCTGGGCAGCGAAATGGGTGCCGGGATTCAGAATATCTACGCCCGCAACCTGACGATGCAAAACGTCAACTACAAGACTGACTCCTTGAACATCGCCATACGCATCAAAACCAACATGAATCGCGGCGGCTACGTCAAGAATTTCTATGTCGACAATGTCTCGCTGCCCAACGGCGTGAATCTGAAGGGGGCGGGCTATGGCACCGCCATGCTGCCTGGCAGCCCGATCTCATTGAGCGCTCCTTTAGGCGTGGCTACCGCGGCGGCATCCAATCCCTCCGCTTCGCAGGGTGGCATCATTACTTTCGATTGCGATTACCAGCCGTCCAAGGACGCCATCAGAACACGCGCGCCGTTAGTGCAGAACATCAACATTTCAAATGTGATCGTTGGCAACATTACCTCGGGTAGCTTGACGGGATCCTGCTTCCAGGCGATCGTCGCGCAAGGTCCCGTGGCGTTTGACTACAACGGCGCACTGCCGGTACCGACGGTTTACCCAATCAGCGGTGTGACCATTTCCAACTGTAATTTTGGTACACCGACTGCCGCCGGGCCTGCCAGTGCCACCGTTCCCGGCCCTATCTATGCCTACAACGTGAACGGCATCACTCTGAAGAACGTGCTCATTGCTGGCAAGGCTTACGACACGGTTGTCACCGACATTCGCTGA
- a CDS encoding type II toxin-antitoxin system RelE/ParE family toxin codes for MMKLFWTREATQDREDIYDYIEADNPAAALALDELFTEKAGRLVNHPSLGRLGRVAGTR; via the coding sequence ATGATGAAACTGTTTTGGACGCGCGAGGCGACCCAAGACCGCGAAGACATCTATGATTACATTGAGGCCGACAATCCGGCCGCCGCCTTGGCCCTCGATGAACTGTTTACAGAAAAAGCTGGCCGTTTGGTGAATCATCCAAGCTTGGGTCGGCTTGGCCGTGTAGCGGGTACCCGCTAA
- the mnmE gene encoding tRNA uridine-5-carboxymethylaminomethyl(34) synthesis GTPase MnmE codes for MIHDTLPIVAIATAPGRGGIGVVRISGKQLGPLLTTLFGAQTLKPRHASYLPFTQADGSIIDQGLALFFAGPHSYTGEDVLELQGHGGPVVMQMLLTRCLEAGQAIGLRLAAPGEFTERAFLNDKLDLAQAEAVADLIEASTEAAAKSASQSLSGAFSKVINTLVEQVVHLRMLVEATLDFPEEEIDFLEKSNARAQLSQIQLALQKVFEQAAQGALLRAGLNVVLAGQPNVGKSSLLNALAGDDIAIVTPIAGTTRDKVTETIHIEGIPLNIIDTAGIRHDDDDDFEQQGGIVNHIDTVERIGIERTWAEVDKADVILHLLDAGRGPTRADEAIVARFPEGVPVIRIWNKIDLSGHHSAVDQMSDATHIYLSAQEHLGIDLLRAELLRIAGWEQTGESLYLARERHLIALKHAHEHLQSAAEFAAQNDQSLDLFAEELRLTQDRLNSITGEFSSDDLLGVIFSRFCIGK; via the coding sequence ATGATTCACGATACCCTGCCCATCGTCGCCATCGCCACCGCCCCCGGACGCGGCGGCATCGGGGTGGTACGCATTTCCGGCAAACAGCTGGGCCCCTTGCTGACTACCTTGTTCGGTGCGCAGACACTCAAGCCGCGCCATGCCAGCTATCTGCCATTCACGCAGGCCGACGGCAGCATCATCGATCAAGGTCTTGCTCTGTTTTTCGCCGGACCGCATTCTTACACCGGCGAAGATGTTTTGGAGCTGCAAGGTCATGGCGGCCCGGTGGTGATGCAGATGCTGCTGACGCGCTGTCTCGAAGCCGGTCAAGCGATCGGGCTGCGTCTGGCCGCGCCCGGTGAATTCACGGAACGCGCGTTTCTTAACGATAAACTCGATTTGGCGCAGGCCGAAGCGGTCGCCGACTTGATCGAAGCCTCAACCGAAGCGGCGGCAAAATCGGCTTCGCAATCCCTGTCGGGGGCGTTTTCCAAGGTGATCAATACCTTGGTCGAGCAAGTGGTGCATTTGCGTATGCTGGTCGAAGCGACGCTCGATTTTCCTGAAGAGGAAATCGATTTCCTCGAAAAATCGAACGCGCGCGCCCAGCTCAGTCAGATCCAGCTGGCACTGCAAAAAGTGTTTGAGCAAGCGGCCCAAGGCGCTTTGCTGCGCGCCGGTCTCAATGTGGTGTTGGCCGGCCAGCCGAATGTCGGTAAATCCTCTTTGCTCAATGCTTTGGCCGGCGATGACATCGCCATCGTTACACCGATCGCCGGCACCACACGCGACAAGGTGACCGAAACCATCCATATCGAAGGCATCCCGCTCAACATCATCGATACCGCCGGCATCCGCCACGACGACGATGACGATTTCGAGCAGCAGGGCGGCATCGTCAACCATATCGATACGGTCGAGCGCATCGGTATCGAACGCACCTGGGCCGAAGTCGACAAAGCCGATGTGATCTTACATTTGCTCGATGCCGGCCGTGGCCCCACCCGGGCCGACGAAGCCATCGTCGCGCGTTTTCCCGAAGGCGTGCCGGTAATCCGCATTTGGAACAAGATCGATTTGTCCGGTCACCATAGCGCGGTCGACCAGATGAGCGACGCCACGCATATTTATTTATCGGCGCAAGAACATCTGGGTATCGATTTGCTACGCGCCGAATTGCTGCGCATTGCAGGTTGGGAGCAAACCGGTGAATCGCTGTACTTGGCACGCGAACGTCATCTGATCGCCTTGAAACACGCGCACGAACATTTACAAAGCGCCGCTGAATTCGCCGCGCAAAATGATCAATCGCTCGATTTGTTTGCCGAGGAATTAAGGCTTACGCAAGACCGGCTCAATAGTATTACCGGGGAATTCAGTTCCGATGATTTGCTGGGCGTTATATTTTCGCGGTTTTGTATTGGAAAATAA
- the yidC gene encoding membrane protein insertase YidC, translating into MDIKRTVLWVIFAMSLLLLWDNWMRHNGKSSMFFPQTASQQAKTAAPATGTPAVSPAGTAAVASVPGGDTATAASSERITITTDVIKVDIDTRGGEVRRLELLKYKDHPKPEHFYDPFLEAVGLRAKTASDRNVVLFDETAQRTYLAQTGLANPAYPNHKSLFVAQAGKRSLDGDDSVQLVLVSEQGGVQLTKTFTFKKGDYAVGIKHTVTNHTGAAISPLLYLQLIHDGTKPEGGSMFTGPSEFYAPAVYTDAEKFQKLDFEKIHKAEQETPGSSNNSHAKNADNGWVAVIQHFFVSALIPQDKGAREFRTEKVRDNIFSVSTLLQLGSIAPGTSKDSLATLYSGPQSTVLLEKIAPGLELVKDYGILAIIAKPLFWLMDMIHGLIGNWGWTIVVFTIAIKLALFPLSAAGYRSMAKMKVVTPKMQAVRERFKNDPQKMNQAMMELYKTEKINPLGGCFPILIQMPIFLSLYWVLQASVEMRGAPWMGWITDLTSPDPLFILPVIYAISMFITTKLNPAPADPMQAKMMMFMPLAFSVMFFFFPSGLVLYWVVNNILSIAQQWVINNKLIPPEHKAKA; encoded by the coding sequence ATGGATATCAAACGTACCGTCCTGTGGGTTATCTTCGCCATGTCGCTCTTGCTGCTTTGGGATAACTGGATGCGCCATAACGGCAAGTCTTCGATGTTTTTCCCACAAACTGCAAGTCAGCAAGCTAAAACCGCAGCGCCTGCCACTGGCACGCCAGCTGTATCGCCAGCCGGTACCGCGGCCGTCGCGTCTGTGCCGGGCGGTGACACCGCCACGGCTGCCAGCAGCGAACGCATTACTATCACCACGGATGTCATCAAGGTCGATATTGATACGCGCGGCGGCGAAGTACGGCGTTTGGAATTGTTGAAATATAAAGACCATCCTAAGCCTGAGCATTTTTACGATCCTTTCCTCGAAGCAGTAGGCTTGCGTGCAAAAACCGCCAGCGACCGGAATGTGGTGCTCTTCGATGAAACTGCCCAACGTACTTATCTGGCGCAGACTGGTTTGGCCAACCCGGCTTATCCTAACCACAAGTCGCTGTTCGTTGCCCAAGCGGGCAAGCGCAGCCTCGATGGTGATGACAGCGTACAACTGGTGCTGGTGTCGGAACAAGGCGGCGTACAACTGACCAAAACTTTCACGTTCAAGAAGGGTGATTACGCCGTTGGCATCAAGCATACGGTCACTAACCACACTGGCGCGGCGATTTCTCCTTTGTTGTATCTGCAGTTGATACACGACGGCACCAAGCCTGAGGGTGGCTCGATGTTTACCGGCCCGAGCGAGTTTTATGCCCCGGCCGTGTATACCGATGCAGAAAAATTCCAAAAACTCGACTTTGAAAAAATTCACAAAGCCGAGCAGGAAACCCCGGGCAGCAGTAATAACAGCCATGCCAAAAATGCCGATAACGGTTGGGTCGCAGTGATTCAGCATTTCTTTGTCTCGGCCTTGATCCCGCAAGACAAAGGCGCGCGTGAATTCCGTACCGAAAAAGTGCGCGATAATATTTTCTCGGTCAGCACCTTGCTGCAACTTGGCAGCATCGCTCCGGGCACCAGCAAAGACTCGTTGGCGACCTTGTATTCGGGTCCGCAATCGACTGTCTTGTTGGAAAAAATCGCGCCAGGTTTGGAATTGGTCAAGGATTACGGTATTTTGGCCATTATCGCTAAACCGCTGTTCTGGCTCATGGACATGATTCACGGTTTGATCGGTAACTGGGGCTGGACCATCGTGGTCTTTACCATTGCGATCAAATTGGCGCTGTTTCCTTTGTCGGCGGCCGGTTATCGCAGTATGGCCAAGATGAAAGTAGTCACGCCGAAAATGCAGGCCGTGCGCGAGCGTTTCAAAAACGATCCGCAAAAAATGAATCAAGCGATGATGGAATTGTATAAAACCGAGAAGATCAATCCACTCGGCGGCTGCTTCCCTATCCTGATTCAAATGCCGATTTTCCTCTCGCTGTACTGGGTGCTGCAAGCCAGTGTGGAAATGCGCGGCGCGCCGTGGATGGGTTGGATCACTGATCTGACTTCGCCTGATCCGCTGTTCATCTTGCCGGTGATTTATGCCATCTCGATGTTCATCACTACCAAGCTTAATCCGGCACCGGCTGATCCTATGCAAGCCAAGATGATGATGTTCATGCCACTGGCGTTTTCAGTGATGTTCTTCTTCTTCCCATCCGGTTTGGTGCTGTACTGGGTCGTCAATAATATTTTGTCGATTGCCCAGCAATGGGTCATCAACAATAAGTTGATTCCGCCTGAGCACAAAGCCAAGGCTTAA
- the yidD gene encoding membrane protein insertion efficiency factor YidD, protein MRGLLLLLLRFYKLAISPMLGQNCRFYPSCSEYAAAAISVHGAAKGTYLAGKRLCKCHPWHPGGIDMVPPADEKSAIVPTSDQCKHEYRGHTGHSSHLS, encoded by the coding sequence ATGCGTGGCCTGCTACTACTGTTGCTAAGGTTTTACAAGCTTGCCATCAGTCCTATGCTTGGGCAGAACTGCCGTTTTTATCCCAGCTGTTCTGAGTATGCGGCCGCGGCCATCAGCGTGCACGGGGCCGCCAAGGGTACGTATTTAGCCGGCAAACGCTTATGTAAATGTCATCCTTGGCATCCGGGCGGCATTGATATGGTGCCACCGGCTGATGAAAAATCAGCGATCGTCCCCACTTCCGACCAGTGCAAGCACGAATATCGTGGTCACACCGGTCATTCTTCACACCTTTCCTGA
- the rnpA gene encoding ribonuclease P protein component, which translates to MINNLTDTAQADAGGADFARARRIVKTDEFSSVFRLRPVHKTPHFALYARINELPHARLGVVAAKRFAPRAVTRNTIKRVTREIFRCMGLKNVDCIVRLSRPVNTKAGPATNASLKRALRTEILRLFDTPACQRVP; encoded by the coding sequence ATGATCAATAATTTAACTGACACAGCTCAGGCAGATGCAGGCGGTGCAGATTTTGCCCGTGCTCGACGCATCGTTAAAACGGATGAATTTTCATCCGTTTTTCGTTTGCGCCCGGTGCACAAAACGCCGCATTTTGCGCTGTATGCCCGTATCAACGAACTGCCGCATGCACGGTTGGGGGTAGTTGCAGCCAAGCGCTTTGCGCCGCGGGCCGTGACGCGCAATACCATCAAGCGTGTGACGCGTGAGATTTTTCGTTGCATGGGATTGAAAAATGTTGACTGCATCGTCAGGTTATCGCGTCCGGTTAATACCAAAGCGGGGCCGGCTACGAATGCCAGCCTTAAACGTGCCTTACGGACCGAGATACTGCGTCTGTTCGACACGCCGGCTTGCCAGCGGGTACCCTGA
- the rpmH gene encoding 50S ribosomal protein L34, translated as MKRTYQPSVVRRKRTHGFRARMATRGGRAVLNARRAKGRKRLAA; from the coding sequence ATGAAACGTACTTACCAACCTTCCGTCGTTCGCCGTAAGCGTACCCACGGTTTCCGTGCACGTATGGCAACCCGCGGTGGCCGCGCTGTGCTCAACGCTCGCCGTGCCAAAGGCCGTAAACGCCTGGCAGCTTGA
- the dnaA gene encoding chromosomal replication initiator protein DnaA: MENFWQACSSQLEQELPPQQYSAWIKSLVPLDFTEGKLRIAAPNRFKLDWVKAQFANRISELANQYWDEDVEVLFVLDPRDNKKPAPASVPASPRRLDGEAGPALGQVEIMHEAAAPEAAPRRDLSRINVELTFDSFVTGKANQLARAAAIQVANNPGVSYNPLFLYGGVGLGKTHLIHAIGNQILVDNPNAKIRYIHAEQYVRDVVTAYQRKGFDEFKRYYHSLDLLLIDDIQFFGGKSRTQEEFFYAFEALIAAKKQIIITSDTYPKEITGMDDRLISRFDSGLTVAIEPPELEMRVAILLKKATSEGVHFSDDVAFFVAKHLRSNVRELEGALRKILAYSRFHGKEITIDVVKEALKDLLSVQNRQISVENIQKTVADFFNIKVADMYSKKRPANIARPRQIAMYLAKELTQKSLPEIGELFGGRDHTTVLHAVRKITADRGKNPECNHELHVLEQTLKG, encoded by the coding sequence ATGGAAAATTTCTGGCAAGCCTGTTCGTCCCAACTTGAGCAAGAGCTTCCACCGCAACAATACAGCGCATGGATCAAGTCGCTCGTACCGCTGGACTTCACTGAAGGCAAGCTGCGCATCGCTGCGCCGAATCGTTTCAAGCTCGATTGGGTGAAAGCCCAGTTTGCCAATCGCATTTCCGAATTGGCCAACCAGTATTGGGATGAAGATGTCGAAGTACTGTTCGTACTCGATCCGCGCGACAATAAAAAACCTGCCCCGGCCAGCGTCCCGGCCAGTCCACGCCGGCTCGATGGCGAAGCCGGCCCGGCCCTTGGTCAGGTCGAAATCATGCATGAAGCGGCCGCACCGGAAGCCGCGCCGCGGCGCGATTTAAGCCGCATCAATGTCGAACTGACGTTCGACAGCTTCGTCACGGGTAAAGCCAATCAATTGGCTCGCGCGGCGGCGATTCAAGTCGCCAATAACCCGGGCGTGTCATATAACCCGCTGTTTTTGTACGGCGGCGTCGGCTTGGGCAAGACGCATTTGATCCATGCGATCGGCAATCAAATCTTGGTCGATAATCCCAATGCTAAGATCCGCTACATCCACGCCGAACAATATGTGCGCGATGTGGTGACGGCGTATCAACGTAAGGGCTTCGATGAATTCAAGCGTTATTACCACTCGCTTGATCTCTTGCTGATCGATGATATCCAATTTTTTGGTGGTAAAAGCCGCACGCAAGAAGAGTTTTTCTATGCATTTGAAGCGCTGATCGCCGCCAAAAAACAAATCATCATCACCAGCGATACCTACCCGAAAGAAATTACGGGCATGGATGACCGCTTGATTTCGCGTTTTGATTCCGGCTTAACGGTGGCCATCGAACCACCGGAACTGGAAATGCGGGTAGCGATTCTGCTCAAGAAAGCCACTTCCGAAGGCGTACACTTTTCCGACGATGTGGCGTTTTTCGTGGCCAAGCATCTGCGCTCGAACGTGCGCGAGCTCGAAGGCGCGTTGCGTAAAATTCTCGCGTACTCGCGTTTTCACGGCAAAGAAATTACCATCGATGTGGTCAAGGAAGCTTTGAAAGATTTATTGTCGGTACAAAACCGCCAAATTTCAGTCGAGAATATCCAAAAAACCGTAGCCGACTTTTTCAATATCAAAGTCGCCGACATGTATTCGAAAAAACGTCCGGCCAATATCGCCAGACCGCGCCAGATCGCCATGTATCTGGCCAAAGAACTGACGCAGAAGAGCTTGCCGGAAATCGGTGAACTGTTCGGCGGCCGCGATCACACCACGGTCTTGCATGCGGTCCGCAAGATCACGGCAGACCGCGGCAAAAACCCGGAATGCAACCATGAGCTGCACGTGTTGGAGCAGACCCTCAAAGGTTGA
- the dnaN gene encoding DNA polymerase III subunit beta, giving the protein MQLVKTHRDTLLRPLQIVSGIVERRHTLPILANILIRKDGEQVSFLSTDIEVQITTKAAIGSGGEVVATTVAARKLLDILRALPDDNDVVLKLDNKRMSVQSGKSRFSLQTLAAEEFPTVAEAEHFNASVNLPQKTLKHLFNMVHFSMAQQDIRYYLNGLLLVVDGRNIIAVATDGHRLAYCQVEVEQEFPRHEVIIPRKTIIELQRLLEDKDEPVQIDIANNQVKLTFADIELISKLVEGKFPDFNRVIPKGYKNGFTLGREQLLRSLQRAAIMTSDKFKGVRCVITPGSMQILSTNADQEEALEEIEIDYGGDNVDIGFNVSYLLDVLNNLKCEQVTISLGDSNSSALITIPENADFKYVVMPMRI; this is encoded by the coding sequence ATGCAATTGGTTAAAACCCACCGGGACACGCTGCTCCGGCCTTTGCAAATTGTGAGTGGTATTGTCGAGCGTCGGCACACATTGCCGATTTTGGCCAATATCCTCATACGCAAAGACGGTGAACAAGTGTCCTTCCTGTCGACCGACATCGAAGTACAGATCACCACCAAGGCTGCCATCGGTTCGGGCGGCGAAGTCGTCGCCACCACGGTCGCGGCACGCAAGCTGCTCGATATTTTACGCGCTCTGCCAGATGACAACGATGTCGTGCTCAAGCTCGACAACAAACGCATGAGCGTGCAGTCGGGTAAATCACGCTTCTCGCTGCAAACGCTGGCCGCCGAAGAATTTCCTACCGTCGCCGAAGCCGAGCATTTCAATGCCAGCGTCAATCTGCCGCAAAAAACTCTCAAGCACCTGTTTAACATGGTGCATTTCTCGATGGCCCAGCAAGACATCCGTTATTACCTCAACGGTTTGCTGCTGGTAGTCGACGGCCGAAACATCATCGCTGTCGCCACCGACGGCCATCGCCTGGCTTATTGCCAAGTCGAAGTCGAGCAAGAATTCCCACGCCACGAAGTAATCATCCCGCGCAAAACCATCATCGAGCTGCAACGTCTGCTCGAAGACAAAGACGAGCCGGTACAAATCGACATCGCCAACAATCAGGTGAAACTGACGTTTGCCGACATCGAACTGATTTCCAAACTGGTAGAAGGCAAGTTCCCCGATTTCAACCGCGTCATCCCCAAGGGTTACAAAAACGGTTTCACGCTGGGCCGCGAACAATTGCTGCGCTCCTTGCAACGCGCCGCCATCATGACCTCGGACAAGTTCAAGGGTGTACGCTGCGTGATCACCCCGGGCAGCATGCAAATTCTCTCGACCAATGCCGACCAAGAAGAAGCACTGGAAGAAATTGAAATCGATTACGGTGGCGACAATGTCGACATCGGCTTTAACGTCAGCTATTTGCTCGACGTATTGAACAACCTGAAATGCGAGCAGGTCACGATTTCGTTGGGCGACTCGAATTCCTCGGCGCTGATCACGATTCCTGAAAATGCCGACTTTAAATACGTCGTCATGCCGATGCGAATCTAG